TACACGCGGCCGTTCGGTCCTACGGCCCCTTGACCCACCGGTACTGCAACTCCGGCCGTCCCACCGTCCCGTACTGCGGAGCCCGCGCCGCCCTCCCCGCGTCCACGAGATGCTCCAGATACCGCCGGGCGGTGATCCGGGAGATCCCCACGACCTCCGCGAGTCCGGTGGCCGTCAGTCCCTCCCCGCTGTCCCGCAGCGCCACGGTGACCCGTTCCAGCGTCGGGGAGCTCAGCCCCTTCGGCAGCGCCGCCGGTCCCGGCGCCCGCAGTGTCGCCAGCGCCCGGTCCACCTCGTCCTGTCCGCTCGCCTCGCCCACCGACGCGTGGAACTCGGCGTAGCGCACCAGCCGGTCCCGCAACGTGGCGAAGGTGAACGGCTTCAGGACGTACTGGACGACACCCAGGGAGACGCCCTCCCGTACCACCGTCAGGTCCCGCGCCGACGTCACCGCGATCACGTCCGCCTGATGCCCGGCGGCCCGGAGCGAGCGGGCGAACTGCAGACCGTGCACGTCGGGGAGGTGCAGGTCCAGCAGGAGCAGGTCCACCGGCGTACGGTCCAGCAGGCGCCGCGCCTCCGCCCCGGTGTGCGCCTTGCCGACGGCCGTGAAGCCCTGCACCCGGTTGACGTACATGACGTGCGCGTCCGCGGCGACCGGGTCGTCCTCCACGACCAGGACACGGATCGGCTGTGGCTGGGTCGTCATGCGTCGCCTCCAGAAGCGGTACCCCGCGAACCGGCGCCCTCCGGTTCGCCACCCTCCGGCCCCGGGGTCCGCGGCTCGATCCCCACCGGTACGGCACCTGCCGTCGACGCATCTTCGGCCACGCCCGCGCCCACCGTACGCCCGCCCCCCACACCCCCGCCCCGCGAGGCCTCCCCACCGTTCCCCCACGAGGACACGCCCCCGACCTCCGCCTCGCCCCCGACCTGCCCTCCGCCCCGAGCCTCCGCCTCACCCGCGCCGCCCCCGGCGGCCGTCTCGCCCCCGACGTTCCCGGCCTCCGCAGCGCCCCGGGTCTCCACCCCGCCCTGGACCCGCACATCGCCCCGGGTCTCCGCCGCGTCTCCGATGCCCCTGGCCTCCGCGTTGCCCCTGGCCTCAGCGGCGCCCCGGGTCTCCGTCTCGCCCCCGACGCTGCGGGTGTCCACCCCGCTCCGGACCGCCCCGTCGCTCCGGGCCCCCGCCCCGCCCCCGACCCGCACCTCGCCCCGGGCCTCCGCCTCGCCCCCGACGCCCCGGCCTTCCCCGTCGCCCCCGGCCCGAGCAGCCCCCCGCGCCCAGGCCTCGCCCGGGCCCCCGCCCCGCAGCGGTACGCGCACCTCGAATTCCGCTCCGCCCCCGGCCGCCTCCGCCACCGTCAGGGTTCCCTCGTGGCGGCTGACCGCCTGGCGTACGAGGGCCAGGCCGAGGCCTCGGCCGCCCGGGCCCGCGGGCTTTGTCGAGAAGCCTCGCTGGAAGACCGCCTCCGTGTGTGCCGGGTCCACGCCCCCGCCGGTGTCGGAGACGCGCAGGATCAGTTCGGCGGCTTCCGTGTACGCCGTCACCGTGACCCGCGCGCCCACGCTGCCCTGCGCCGCGTCCACCGCGTTGTCGATCAGGTTGCCGAGGATCGTCACCAGGTCGCGTGCGGGGAGCGAGGCCGGCAGCAGGCCGTCGTCCAGGCGGCTGTCCTCGGACACCACCAGCTCCACGCCCCGCTCGTTCGCCTGTGCCGTCTTCCCGAGCAGCAGGGCCGCCAGCACCGGTTCGCTCACCGCCGCCACCACCTGGTCGGTGAGCGCCTGCGCCAGCTCCAGTTCGGCTGTGGCGAAGTCCACCGCCTCCGCGGCCCGGTCGAGTTCGATCAGGGAGACGACCGTGTGGAGACGGTTCGCCGCCTCGTGCGCCTGCGAGCGCAGCGCCTGGGTGAAGCCGCGTTCGGAGTTCAACTCGCCCATCAGGGACTGGAGTTCGGTCACGTCGCGCAGGGTCACGACCGTGCCCCGGCGGTCCCCTCCGGACACCGGTGAGGTGTTGATGACCAGGACCCGGTCCGCCGTCAGGTGCACCTCGTCCACCCGAGGCTCCGACGCCAGCAGCGCGCCCGTCAGGGGTGCGGGCAGGCCGAGTTCGGCCACCGAGCGGCCCACCACGTCCTCGGCCACGCCGAGCAGTTCCCGGCCGCCGTCGTTGATCAGCGCCACCCGGTACTGCCCGTCCAGCATCAACAACCCCTCGCGCACCGCGTGCAGCGCCGCCTGGTGGTAGTCGTGCATATGGCTGAGCTCGGTCGCGTTCATGTTGTGGGTGTGGCGGCGCAGACGGGCGTTGATGACGTACGTGCCCACCGCGCCCAGCGCCAGCGCGCCCGCGGCGACGCCCAGCAGGGCCGTCAGCTGGCCCTGCACCCGCTCACTGATCTCCTCCACCCGGATACCCGCGCTGACCAGGCCCACGACCTCGCCGTGCGCCTTGATGGGGGTGACCGCGCGGACCGAGGCGCCGAGCGTGCCGGTGTAGGTCTCGGTGAAGGAGTCGCCGCCCAGGGCGGGAGTGATGTTGCCGAGGAAGTGCTTGCCGATCTCCTCCTCGCGGGGATGCGTCCAGCGGATCCCCTGCGGATTCATGATCGTGACGAAGTCGACGTCGGCGTCGTGCATCACCCGCAGCGCGTACGGCTGGAGCTTCGCGGACGGATCGGGCGTACCGATGGCCTCCCGTACCGAAGGGGCGTCCGCGACCGCGCGGGCCACCCCCATCGCCTGTCGGCCGGCCGCGTCCTCGGCCTGGCTGCGGTCGCTGACGTAGGTGAAGAGCGCGTACCCGGCGACGAGCACCGCTATCAGCACGGCCTGCATGGCGAAGAGCTGGCCGGCCAGGCTGCGGGGTCTCGGGACCGGTATGTGCATGTCGTCAGTGTGCCTCCGACAGTAAGTGTGAACTAAATGAACGGAAGGGTGACCGCCCTCACAGGGCAGGAGATAGTCACGGCATTCCTCTAAAGCCCGGACGTGAGCCGCACGCCGGTGACAACCGACGAAGACGTCAAAGGAGGGCAGCCGTGGCCGCCAGCACCCCCGAAACCGCATCTGCCGCGCCCGCCAAGCGGGACCGCACCCATTATCTGTACATCGCGGTGATCGTCGCGGTCGCCATCGGCATTCTTGTCGGCATGGTCGCGCCCGACTTCGCCGTCGAGCTGAAGCCCATCGGTACGGGCTTCGTGAACCTGATCAAGATGATGATCTCGCCGATCATCTTCTGCACGATCGTGCTGGGTATCGGTTCGGTGCGGAAGGCCGCCAAGGTCGGTGCCGTCGGCGGTATCGCGCTCCTCTACTTCACGATCATGTCGATGGTCGCGCTGGGCATCGGCCTCGTCGTCGGCAACATCCTGGACCCGGGCACCGGCCTCGCGGTGACCGACGCGGTCAAGGACGCCGGTCACGCGCAGGTCGACGCGGAGGCCAAGGACACCACCGAGTTCCTGCTCGGCATCATCCCGACCACGATGATCTCCGCGTTCACCCAGGGCGAGGTCCTGCAGACGCTGCTCATCGCCCTGCTCGCCGGGTTCGCGCTGCAGGCCATGGGTCCCGCCGGGGCGCCGGTCCTGCGCGGTGTCGAGCACATCCAGCGGCTCGTCTTCCGCATCCTCGCCATGATCATGTGGGCCGCTCCGATCGGTGCCTTCGGTGCCATGGCCGCCGTCGTGGGCTCCGCCGGCGTGGACGCGCTGAAGGACCTCGCCCTGCTGATGCTGGGCTTCTACACCACCTGCGTCCTGTTCGTCTTCATCGTGCTCGGCACGCTGCTGCGGGTGATCGCGGGCCTCAACATCCTCACGCTCTTCAAGTACCTCGGCCGTGAGTTCCTGCTGATCCTGTCGACCTCCTCCTCCGAGTCCGCGCTGCCGCGGCTCATCGCGAAGATGGAGCACCTGGGCATCAGCAAGCCCGTCGTCGGCATCACCGTCCCGACCGGCTACTCCTTCAACCTCGACGGCACCATGATCTACATGACCATGGCCTCGCTGTTCATCGCCGACGCCATGGGTACGCCGATGTCGATCGGTGAGCAGATCCCGCTGCTGCTCTTCCTGTTCGTCGCCTCGAAGGGCGCCGCCGGTGTCACCGGTGCGGGTCTGGCCACGCTGGCCGGTGGTCTGCAGTCGCACAAGCCGGCCCTGGTGGACGGTATCGGCCTCATCGTCGGCATCGACCGCTTCATGAGCGAGGCCCGCGCCCTCACCAACTTCGCGGGCAACGCCGTCGCCACGGTCCTGATCGGCACCTGGACCAAGGAGATCGACCGCGAGCGCGTCGACCAGGTCCTCGCCGGTCACCTCCCGTTCGACGAGAAGACCCTCCTCGACGACGGCCACGAGACCGTTGTCGCGGATGTGCCGGAGCAGGGCGGCGAGAAGGAGCTGGCGAAAGCGTAGGCGCTCCGCTGGGCGAGCCGTCGAGAACTCGGGGCTTGCTCTGGTCGGGAACCGCGGGTCCGCTCTGGCTGGTCGCGCAGTTCCCCGCGCCCCTTCGGGGCGCTGCCCCGACCGGCATCAAAAACTCCGGGCGGCTGAGAAGCTCCCCCGTCGCTCAGCCGCCCGGGCCACAACCGGCAGCAGTACAACTCAATCGCTCAGCTTCGCCACCAGTTCGGTGGCACGAGAGGCGGGTACGCCCGCCGCGGTCAGTACGGTGACCGCGGCGGAGCGGCCCGCCTCTTCGGGTGCCAGGAGGCCGTCGTTCACCGCCTCCATCACCGCGAACACCAGCTGTTCATGGACGTACGCCAGGGCAGGCACGGGCAGCGGGGAGGCGAAGACGCCCGCTGCCAGGCCGCGCCGCAGCAGGTCCTCGCTGGCCTCGCGCACCGGCGCCAGACGTTCCCGGATGCCCTGCATCGTCACGCTGCGCTGGGCCAGCGCGACCAGGATGCGATAGCGGTCGGCGACCTCCCAGACCGCCAGGATGGAGGCGGCCAGCGCCTCTGCCGGGTCCTCGACGTCCCCGCGCCCCGCCTCGTCGGCCGCCGCCACCGCTTCCACGGCTCCGTCGACGAGCGTGCTCACCAGCGCCTCACGGCTGGGGAAGTGCCCGTACACGGTCCGCCGTACGACTCCCGCGGCGCGCGCGATCTGGTCCATGGACGCATCCGGATCGCGCAGCAGCTCGGCGAGCGCCACGTCGAGGATGCGGCGGCGGTTGGCGTCGGCGCGGCTGGGGTTACCCGTGGTCATGGACGCCATTGTGCCTCTTCCCTCATCGACTTGCACAGTGCTGTGCAAGGAGCGTACATTGCACAGTGTTGTGCAAATGCACAGCGCTGTGCAACCCGTGGAAAACAAGTCCGCTGAGGAAGGCCACCCCTGCCATGCGACTCGTCATGACCGAACCGGTCGAGAGGATGGACCGCCCCTACGCCCGGCGTTGGTGGGCGCTCCTCGTCCTCTGCCTGAGCCTGCTGATCATCGTGATGGCGAACACCGCCCTCACGGTCGCCGCGCCCGCCATGACCCAGGACCTCGGTCTGTCCAGCGCCGACCTCCAGTGGGTCATCGACGGCTACACCGTCCCGTACGCCGCGCTGATGCTGCTGCTCGGCGCGATCGGCGACAAGTACAGCCGCCGCGGCGCCCTGCTGCTCGGCCTGGTCGTGTTCGGCGGCGGGTCCGTCTTCGGGTACCTCGCCGACAGCTCCACGACGGTCATCGCGGCCCGTGCCGTGATGGGCACCGGCGCCGCGATGATCATGCCGGCGACGCTGTCCCTGCTCGCCTCGACCTTCCCGCGCGCCGAGCGGGCCAAGGCGATCACCGTGTGGACCGCCACGTCGGGCGTGGCCATAGCGGCCGGTCCGCTGGTCGCGGGCGCGCTCCTGGAGAACCACGCCTGGACCTCGACGTTCCTCATCAACGTCCCCGTCGCCGCGCTCGCGATCGTCGGCGCCCTGGTCCTCGTCCCGCCGTCCAAGGCCAGGGACAAGGGCCGGATCGACTACGTCGGCGGACTGCTGTCGGTGGTGTGGATAGGCTCGCTCGTCTACATGATCATCGAGGGCCCGCACTTCGGATGGGGTGCGAAGGCGATCGGCGCCGCGGTCGTCGCGGTCGCCGGACTGCTGGCCTTCGTCCTGTGGGAGCTGCGTCACCCGCGCCCCGTCGTCGACGTCCGCCGCTTCACCGACCGCGGTTTCGCCGGCTCCAACCTCGCCGTCGCCCTGTTCTTCCTCGCCGTCTTCGGCGCCTTCTACTACCTCACCCAGCACCTCCAGTTCGTCCTCGGCTACAGCGCCCTGGAGACCGGCCTGCGCATGCTGCCGCTCGCCGGCGCCGTCTTCGTCGGCTCGGCCCTGACCGGCTTCCTCACCCCGCGGGTCGGCATGAAGTGGACGGTCACCGCGGGCATGGTGGGCGGCACCGCGGCGCTCGCGCTGCTGACCCAGGTGGACGCGAGCTCGTCGTACGGCGATTTCGTCGCCCCGCTCGCCGTCCTCGGTCTGGCGATCGGCCTCGCCCTCTCGCCCGCCACGGACGCGATCATGGGGGCGTTCCCCGAGTCCGAACTGGGCGTCGGCGGCGCGGTGAACGACACCTCGATCGAGCTCGGCGGTTCGCTCGGCATCGCGATCCTCGGCTCGCTGCTGGCGACGTCGTACTCCGGTCACCTCGCCGACGCCACCGGCGGCAGCAAGCTCCCGGCGGCCACGCTCGACACCGCGCAGGACTCGGTCGGTGCCGGGTACACCGTCGCGCAGGGCATCGGGGAGCAGGCCCGGCAGGTCGCCGGACAGGCCGCGAAGGCCACGGACCCCCAGCAGGCGGCCCAGCTGAAGGCGCAGGCCGATCAACTCGCCGCCGGGGCCAAGCAGATGGCCGAGGCGGTCGGCTCCTCCTTCTCCGACGCGGTCGCCCACACCAGCCTGATCGGGGCCGTGGTCCTGGGCGTCGGCACGGTGCTGGTCGCGGTGCTGCTGCCGGGGCGGAAGAAGGCGGCGGAGCCCGTCGAGACGGCCGAAGCGGAGAAGGAGTTGGCCGGCAGCCGCTGACTCACCGAACTCTTACCCCCTCCCGGTAGCGTGCCGCGTCTGTCCAGTACAGGCGCGGCACGTCGGTGGAGGCACGGGGGATGGCGATCGACTGGGACCGACGGACGTGCGCGCGGCGCGGACATGTGACGTACGCGCCGGACGAGCTCCGGCTGCGGGCGGGACTGCACGCAGAGACCGCCCTCGGGGAGGTCTGGCGCTGTCTGCGCTGCGGCGACTTCGCACTGGGGGAGCCGCACGGTTCCGGGCCGGCCTCCGAAGCCCCGCTGGTGCCGCGCGGCAAGGTCCTGCGCGACCTGTTCGTCCTGCGCTTCCTCGCCGTCGAGCGGGCGGTGCGCGGGGTGTTCATCGTGCTGGTGGCGCTGGCGGTCTGGAAGTTCAGCAACAGCCAGGACGCGGTGCGCAACCTCTTCGACGAGTATCTGGACGTCTTCCGCCCGGTGTTCAGGCACTTCCACTACGACCTCGACCACTCACCGGTCGTGGGCACCATCCAGAGGACCTTCGGCTACGGTCACGACACCCTGCTCCTGGTGGCGGTGCTGCTCCTGGCCTACGCCGTGATCGAACTCGTCGAGGCGGTCGGCCTCTGGTACGCCAAGCGCTGGGCGGAGTATCTGACGGTCGTCGCCACGGCCGCCTTCCTCCCGCTGGAGATCTACGAACTCACCGAGCACATCAGCTGGTTGAAGATCGCCACGCTGGTCCTCAACATCCTCGCCGTGGTCTACATCCTCCTCGCCAAGCGCCTGTTCGGCCTGCGCGGCGGCCACCGCGCCTTCGAGGCGGAACGGCGCACCGCCTCGCTGCTGGAGGTCGAGGAGGCGGCGAAGGCGGGAGCCCCGGCCTAGACCGTGGCCGCCGGGCTGCCGGAGGGGAGGACCGAGGTGGGGTACTCCCGGAGCGGCAGGGCCGCCAGTACGGCGACCACCGCGGAGGGAGGGAAACTGGCCGCCCTCATCACCCGGCTGTCACCCTGCGTGGTCTCCTGGTCGACCGAGGACTGAGGGTTCTCGACCCCTGTGACCCCCACGACCCCCGCGACCGAACCGGCCGAGGCGCCGCTCACGGAGAACGGCACCTACTTCATGGCCGGCTACAAGAAACAGGGCTGGACGCTCCACGCCCGGCACAGCAGCCTGCGGACCTGGAGTTGGTCCACCGTCATGGTCACCGAAGACGTCTGCTTCGGCCGGGTCACCGAAGAGGAACAGGCTCTGCTGGACGCCACCTGAGTGACGCCTCCCGTCCCTTTCCGGTCTGTTCACGACCACTTGCCCGAAATGCTTTGACCCGTGGCTCGCAGGGGCGCACGCTGGAGAACCTTGGGGCCCGGGGCAGAGCGACGCGGAGGCGGACATGGGGGAGCCCGGTGGGGTGGAGATCGTCAGCAGTGCCGAGTACGAGGCGAGGTACGGGAAGGACCGAGAGCCCTCGCCACTGCCGCTGGACCGGGTCAACGAGCTGTTCCACGAGTTCCTCATGGCGGTCGCCCGCCCGAAGCGTGCCGACGCCGACGGCAGCCGCGACCTCGCCAAGCGGCTCCGCGACCACCTGGGCTCGGCTCCGGCGGACCGCCCGGTGGTGAAGGCCGCGTATGCCTCCTACGACCTGCCCAACGTCCACCTCGCCCTGGAACGCTGGTTCGCCGCCGAAGGCCGTACGCATGAACTGATCGGCATGCGCGGCTCCCAGCACCACGGCGAGCTCACCCTCGGCGACATCCTCGAAGTAGCCGACCGCCACCAGCGGTTCGTGATCGGCGCGGTCGACTACGCCCACCTGCCCGTCTCCCCGGACGAGGAACTGGCCTGCGTCTCCTGCGGGTTCTACCTCGGCACCGAGGGCGACGAGCGGTTCGCCGTCCTCCTGCGCGGCCCGCAGGACGAGTACGGGCGCAACAAGGTCGAGCTCGAAGTCCTCGCCGGGGACAAGGAGTTCGGGGACCGCTTCCTCGCCGGGATCGACGCCCTCCTGCGCGAGCACAACGTCTTCCGCGGACAGGTCCTCTCCTTCGAGGGCTCGGAGTTCGGACACGGCCTCGGACCGTTCCGCTTCCACCGCCGCCCCGGCCTGAACCGCGACGACATCGTGCTGCCGGCCGGACTCCTGGACCGCGTGGAGCGCCAGGTCGTCGGCGTGGCCCGGCGCCGTGAACAGCTCCGCGCGGCCGGTCAGCATCTGCGCCGGGGCCTGCTGCTGTACGGCCCGCCCGGCACCGGCAAGACGCACACGATCCGCTATCTCCTCTCCCACCTCCCGCAGTTCACCGCGGTGATCCTGTCCGGCGAGAGCATCAGGGCCATCGGCCCGGCCTGCGCCCTGGCCCGGATGCTCCAGCCCGCCCTCGTCGTCCTGGAGGACTGCGACCTCATCGCCGAGGCCCGCGACTACGGCGGCGGCGAACAGCCCCTGCTCTTCCAGGTGCTGAACGAGATGGACGGCCTCGGCGACGACGCCGACGTGACCTTCCTCCTCACCACCAACCGCGCCGACCTCCTCGAACCCGCCCTCGTGCAGCGCCCCGGCCGGGTCGACCTCGCCGTCGAGATCCCCCTCCCGGACGCCGCGGGCCGCGCCGCCCTGCTCGGCCTGTACGGGAGCGGGCTGGGCCTCGGCCAGGACATCGCGGACGAGGTCGTGGCCCGCACGGAGGGCACGACCGCCTCCTTCACCAAGGAGCTGGTACGCCGGTCCGTGCTCATCGCCGCCGAACGCGAAGCGGCCCGCACCGAGGCGCGGGACGTCCGCGAGGCCCTCGACGAGCTGCTGTCCGACGGGGACCGGCTCACCCGCCGGCTGCTGGGGGTGCGGGGCGCCGAGGACATCGAGGACGAGGACTGGATGACGGACGGCGACGAGGACGGGAGAGGAGGGGCGCAGGCCGTCAGGGGGCCGGGCCCGGGGCCGGGTCTGTACCCGGGGTACCCGGGGATGCCTCCCGGCTGTTACGAGCCGCCGTTGCGCTGAGCGTCCAGCCGGGCCAGCTCCCGCGCGTTCAGGACGAGG
Above is a window of Streptomyces sp. NBC_00490 DNA encoding:
- a CDS encoding cation:dicarboxylate symporter family transporter, giving the protein MAASTPETASAAPAKRDRTHYLYIAVIVAVAIGILVGMVAPDFAVELKPIGTGFVNLIKMMISPIIFCTIVLGIGSVRKAAKVGAVGGIALLYFTIMSMVALGIGLVVGNILDPGTGLAVTDAVKDAGHAQVDAEAKDTTEFLLGIIPTTMISAFTQGEVLQTLLIALLAGFALQAMGPAGAPVLRGVEHIQRLVFRILAMIMWAAPIGAFGAMAAVVGSAGVDALKDLALLMLGFYTTCVLFVFIVLGTLLRVIAGLNILTLFKYLGREFLLILSTSSSESALPRLIAKMEHLGISKPVVGITVPTGYSFNLDGTMIYMTMASLFIADAMGTPMSIGEQIPLLLFLFVASKGAAGVTGAGLATLAGGLQSHKPALVDGIGLIVGIDRFMSEARALTNFAGNAVATVLIGTWTKEIDRERVDQVLAGHLPFDEKTLLDDGHETVVADVPEQGGEKELAKA
- a CDS encoding response regulator, yielding MTTQPQPIRVLVVEDDPVAADAHVMYVNRVQGFTAVGKAHTGAEARRLLDRTPVDLLLLDLHLPDVHGLQFARSLRAAGHQADVIAVTSARDLTVVREGVSLGVVQYVLKPFTFATLRDRLVRYAEFHASVGEASGQDEVDRALATLRAPGPAALPKGLSSPTLERVTVALRDSGEGLTATGLAEVVGISRITARRYLEHLVDAGRAARAPQYGTVGRPELQYRWVKGP
- a CDS encoding DUF2127 domain-containing protein, which encodes MAIDWDRRTCARRGHVTYAPDELRLRAGLHAETALGEVWRCLRCGDFALGEPHGSGPASEAPLVPRGKVLRDLFVLRFLAVERAVRGVFIVLVALAVWKFSNSQDAVRNLFDEYLDVFRPVFRHFHYDLDHSPVVGTIQRTFGYGHDTLLLVAVLLLAYAVIELVEAVGLWYAKRWAEYLTVVATAAFLPLEIYELTEHISWLKIATLVLNILAVVYILLAKRLFGLRGGHRAFEAERRTASLLEVEEAAKAGAPA
- a CDS encoding TetR/AcrR family transcriptional regulator, with product MASMTTGNPSRADANRRRILDVALAELLRDPDASMDQIARAAGVVRRTVYGHFPSREALVSTLVDGAVEAVAAADEAGRGDVEDPAEALAASILAVWEVADRYRILVALAQRSVTMQGIRERLAPVREASEDLLRRGLAAGVFASPLPVPALAYVHEQLVFAVMEAVNDGLLAPEEAGRSAAVTVLTAAGVPASRATELVAKLSD
- a CDS encoding MFS transporter, which codes for MRLVMTEPVERMDRPYARRWWALLVLCLSLLIIVMANTALTVAAPAMTQDLGLSSADLQWVIDGYTVPYAALMLLLGAIGDKYSRRGALLLGLVVFGGGSVFGYLADSSTTVIAARAVMGTGAAMIMPATLSLLASTFPRAERAKAITVWTATSGVAIAAGPLVAGALLENHAWTSTFLINVPVAALAIVGALVLVPPSKARDKGRIDYVGGLLSVVWIGSLVYMIIEGPHFGWGAKAIGAAVVAVAGLLAFVLWELRHPRPVVDVRRFTDRGFAGSNLAVALFFLAVFGAFYYLTQHLQFVLGYSALETGLRMLPLAGAVFVGSALTGFLTPRVGMKWTVTAGMVGGTAALALLTQVDASSSYGDFVAPLAVLGLAIGLALSPATDAIMGAFPESELGVGGAVNDTSIELGGSLGIAILGSLLATSYSGHLADATGGSKLPAATLDTAQDSVGAGYTVAQGIGEQARQVAGQAAKATDPQQAAQLKAQADQLAAGAKQMAEAVGSSFSDAVAHTSLIGAVVLGVGTVLVAVLLPGRKKAAEPVETAEAEKELAGSR
- a CDS encoding ATP-binding protein, with the translated sequence MGEPGGVEIVSSAEYEARYGKDREPSPLPLDRVNELFHEFLMAVARPKRADADGSRDLAKRLRDHLGSAPADRPVVKAAYASYDLPNVHLALERWFAAEGRTHELIGMRGSQHHGELTLGDILEVADRHQRFVIGAVDYAHLPVSPDEELACVSCGFYLGTEGDERFAVLLRGPQDEYGRNKVELEVLAGDKEFGDRFLAGIDALLREHNVFRGQVLSFEGSEFGHGLGPFRFHRRPGLNRDDIVLPAGLLDRVERQVVGVARRREQLRAAGQHLRRGLLLYGPPGTGKTHTIRYLLSHLPQFTAVILSGESIRAIGPACALARMLQPALVVLEDCDLIAEARDYGGGEQPLLFQVLNEMDGLGDDADVTFLLTTNRADLLEPALVQRPGRVDLAVEIPLPDAAGRAALLGLYGSGLGLGQDIADEVVARTEGTTASFTKELVRRSVLIAAEREAARTEARDVREALDELLSDGDRLTRRLLGVRGAEDIEDEDWMTDGDEDGRGGAQAVRGPGPGPGLYPGYPGMPPGCYEPPLR